The Desulfobacterales bacterium genome includes the window TATTCGAGGTAGCGAATTATCCATTGATATGGACGGATTTAATTCGGAAATGGAAAAACAAAAGCAAAGGTCTAAATCCATTTCAAGTTTCGGAACAATTGATGAAGCTTATAAAAATTTATCTTCAAAAGGAATAAAATCCGAATTTGTAGGATATGGCAAATTACAAGCTACATCGAAAATACTCTTAATGGTTAAAGACGGAAAAGAAATTGACTCAGCTAATCAAGGAGAAGAAATTGAAATCGTAACTGAACAAACTCCATTTTATGCTGAATCAGGAGGACAGACAGGAGATTCAGGTAAAATAATTGGTCAAAATTTTGAACTGGAAGTATTAGATACTATAAAAGATCCTACAGGAATTATTATTCATAAATGTAAAGTTTTATCAGGAATAGCTGTTAAACAAGAAAATATTGAATTGCAAGTAGATGATGTAAAAAGGCAGCAAACAGCTTTAAATCATACTGCTACCCATATTTTGCATTATGCTTTACGCACTATTCTTGGAGATCATGTAAAACAGGCTGGTTCACTTGTATCCAATGATAAACTTAGATTTGACTTTACCCATTTTTCACAGGTTGAAATTGACGATTTAATGAAAATTGAAAGACTTGTTAATGAAAAAATATGGGAAAATAATAATCTTGTAATAAAAGAGATGGCTTTTGATAAGGCTGTAAAAACTGGTGCTATCGCTCTTTTTGAAGAAAAATATGGAGACAAAGTAAGGGTAATTTCTATTGGCGATTTTAGCTCTGAGCTTTGCGGAGGAACTCATATTGATAACACAGGGAAAATAGGTCTTTTTAAAATTTTTGGAGAATCAAGCGCTGCTTCAGGTATAAGAAGAATTGAAGCGTCAACAGGAACTCCAGCTCTTCTTTATACTCAAATGCTTTCAAAAACTCTGTCCAAAGCTTCAAGTCTTGTTAAGGAAAAAATTGAATTAATTCCCCAAAGACTTGAAAAAATCCTTTCGACAAATAAATCATTAGAAAAAGAGGTTGAAGAACTTAAAGGAAAAATCGGAGAGCTAAAATCTCAACTATCTGAAGATGATGTTAAATTAATAAACGGAATAAAGGTAGTTTCTAAGCATGTTATAATTGATAAGCCTCAAGCATTAAGAAATATAGCTGATAAGTTTAAAGATAAAATAAAATCAGGAATAGTTGTTCTTGGAAGCACATCTGGAGCTAAAGGAATGCTTATAGTTATGGTTTCAAAAGATTTGATTGATAAATATGATGCCGGTAAAATTGTTAATACACTTGCAAAAGAAATAGGTGGTAGCGGAGGCGGAAGAAAAGACATGGCTCAAGCAGGAGGACCAAATCCTGAAAACCTTAATAAGGCTTTAGAAAAAGTCCACGAAGTTATTGCAAATTTTTAAGCACAAATATCTCGGAAAAATGAAAACACTCGTTCCCACGTTTAACGTGGGAACTCAACCTCGACGCTTTGCGTCCTATTTTGTTCGTATGAGCATATTGCTCAAATTTGGGTGCATGGGACGCAAAGCGTCCAGTGCTGGATTTTTTATGATTTATGATTAATTGCTCCTGACTGTTTTTTAGATTTTTTGCCATATTTCCTCAATATACGACTGTTCACCTGTCAAATAATTAAAATCTATCCTTATATTTTTTTGAAGAGTTAAAATTAAATAATTTTATTTAAAAAAAAATTGATATATATATGTAGAATAAAATTCAAGGTGTAAAAAAATAATATTTTTATCTATTAATTATTTTGGGAGGTATTTTTATGAGGCACGCAGGCATTCTTTTTTTAATTGTAGCATTAGTTATCTTTTTTCAGCCATGTTCAA containing:
- the alaS gene encoding alanine--tRNA ligase; translated protein: MTADEVRQKFLDYFKKYNHTIIKSSSVVPSDDPTLLFTNAGMVQFKRYFIGEEQRDYKKAVSSQKCIRAGGKHNDLENVGYTARHHTFFEMLGNFSFGDYFKENAIEFAWDLLTNGFKLPSEKLWVSVYEDDDEAFKIWEKKIGVRPEKIVRLGALDNFWAMGDTGPCGPCSEILIDRGDSFGCGKPECQVGCDCDRFLEIWNLVFMQFNRTASGQMENLPKPSIDTGMGLERILSVIHNTQTNYDTDLFSPIIKKIEELSEKKYKESFTSKVAMRVIADHTRAAAFIIGDGILPANEGRGYVLRRILRRALRYGRSIGLNKPFLTETVKVLFDIMQNPYPELKESAAFIENIIKNEEARFSETLDNGLRLLTETLSSLSSKGKAVIPGDIVFKLYDTYGFPIDIVKDIIRGSELSIDMDGFNSEMEKQKQRSKSISSFGTIDEAYKNLSSKGIKSEFVGYGKLQATSKILLMVKDGKEIDSANQGEEIEIVTEQTPFYAESGGQTGDSGKIIGQNFELEVLDTIKDPTGIIIHKCKVLSGIAVKQENIELQVDDVKRQQTALNHTATHILHYALRTILGDHVKQAGSLVSNDKLRFDFTHFSQVEIDDLMKIERLVNEKIWENNNLVIKEMAFDKAVKTGAIALFEEKYGDKVRVISIGDFSSELCGGTHIDNTGKIGLFKIFGESSAASGIRRIEASTGTPALLYTQMLSKTLSKASSLVKEKIELIPQRLEKILSTNKSLEKEVEELKGKIGELKSQLSEDDVKLINGIKVVSKHVIIDKPQALRNIADKFKDKIKSGIVVLGSTSGAKGMLIVMVSKDLIDKYDAGKIVNTLAKEIGGSGGGRKDMAQAGGPNPENLNKALEKVHEVIANF